From a region of the Triticum aestivum cultivar Chinese Spring chromosome 7D, IWGSC CS RefSeq v2.1, whole genome shotgun sequence genome:
- the LOC123168721 gene encoding nucleotide-sugar uncharacterized transporter 2 isoform X2 gives MAALACRAMEELRGSLYNEFHTSEGAKRQQQRFCGPGVALTFNFVVSVGIIMANKMVMGSVGFNFPVALSLIHYIAAWVLMAVLRALYLMPIAPPSKSTPFSSLFALGAVMSFSTGLANISLKHNSVGFYQMAKIAVTPTIVAAEFILLKKGVSFRKVITLVIVSFGVAVATVTDLEFNFFGACVAIAWIIPSAINKILWSNLQQSGNWTALALMWKTTPITIFFFLVLMPVMDPPGLLAFNWNFNNSCAIMISALLGFLLQWSGALALGATSALSHVVLGQFKTIVIMLSGFLVFKSDPGLTSLYGAVIALGGMSVYTYLGLKESTTGGKSIPSTSRQSSLSLKSKVIIDGEKPETRPVDSV, from the exons ATGGCAGCCTTGGCAT GCAGGGCAATGGAAGAGCTGAGAGGTTCTCTCTACAATGAATTTCATACTTCGGAAGGGGCTAAGCGACAGCAGCAGAGGTTTTGTGGCCCGGGTGTCGCGCTAACATTCAACTTTGTGGTTTCTGTTGGGATCATCATGGCAAACAAAATG GTGATGGGTAGTGTTGGGTTTAACTTCCCAGTTGCACTGTCTCTAATTCATTACATAGCTGCCTGGGTCCTCATGGCTGTCCTGAGGGCATTATACTTGATGCCCATCGCTCCTCCTTCAAAATCCACTCCTTTCTCCTCATTATTCGCTTTGGGTGCTGTGATGTCTTTTTCCACTGGACTTGCTAATATCAGCTTAAAGCATAATAG TGTAGGGTTTTATCAAATGGCTAAGATAGCTGTAACTCCAACCATAGTTGCAGCAGAATTTATTCTTCTCAAAAAAGGTGTTTCCTTTCGAAAG GTCATCACACTAGTTATAGTGTCATTTGGTGTGGCTGTAGCAACTGTTACTGATTTGGAGTTCAACTTTTTTGGTGCTTGTGTAGCAATAGCTTGGATCATTCCTAGTGCTATAAACAAGATCCTGTGGTCAAATCTGCAACAGAGTGGAAACTGGACTGCTCTTGC GTTGATGTGGAAGACAACCCCAATTACGATATTTTTCTTTCTTGTCCTGATGCCTGTGATGGATCCTCCGGGATTGTTGGCTTTCAACTGGAATTTCAATAACAGCTGTGCAATTATGATATCTGCTTTGCTTGGTTTTCTTCTTCAGTGGTCCGGTGCTTTGGCACTTGG TGCAACCTCGGCTCTATCTCATGTTGTGCTAGGACAATTCAAGACTATTGTCATAATGCTCTCTGGGTTTCTGGTATTTAAATCTGATCCTGGACTCACCAGTCTTTATGGAGCTGTCATTGCACTAGGAGGCATGTCAGTCTACACTTACCTAGGGCTAAAAGAGTCAACCACCGGTGGTAAGAGTATTCCATCAACATCTAGGCAGAGTTCTCTCTCATTGAAGTCCAAGGTTATAATAGATGGAGAAAAGCCAGAAACAAGACCTGTTGACTCTGTCTAA
- the LOC123168721 gene encoding nucleotide-sugar uncharacterized transporter 2 isoform X1 produces MGLWEFILRGGGRRFIKRKGSDAGEAGRAMEELRGSLYNEFHTSEGAKRQQQRFCGPGVALTFNFVVSVGIIMANKMVMGSVGFNFPVALSLIHYIAAWVLMAVLRALYLMPIAPPSKSTPFSSLFALGAVMSFSTGLANISLKHNSVGFYQMAKIAVTPTIVAAEFILLKKGVSFRKVITLVIVSFGVAVATVTDLEFNFFGACVAIAWIIPSAINKILWSNLQQSGNWTALALMWKTTPITIFFFLVLMPVMDPPGLLAFNWNFNNSCAIMISALLGFLLQWSGALALGATSALSHVVLGQFKTIVIMLSGFLVFKSDPGLTSLYGAVIALGGMSVYTYLGLKESTTGGKSIPSTSRQSSLSLKSKVIIDGEKPETRPVDSV; encoded by the exons ATGGGACTATGGGAGTTCATcctgcgcggcggcggccggcggttcATCAAGCGCAAGGGCAGCGACGCCGGCGAGGCTG GCAGGGCAATGGAAGAGCTGAGAGGTTCTCTCTACAATGAATTTCATACTTCGGAAGGGGCTAAGCGACAGCAGCAGAGGTTTTGTGGCCCGGGTGTCGCGCTAACATTCAACTTTGTGGTTTCTGTTGGGATCATCATGGCAAACAAAATG GTGATGGGTAGTGTTGGGTTTAACTTCCCAGTTGCACTGTCTCTAATTCATTACATAGCTGCCTGGGTCCTCATGGCTGTCCTGAGGGCATTATACTTGATGCCCATCGCTCCTCCTTCAAAATCCACTCCTTTCTCCTCATTATTCGCTTTGGGTGCTGTGATGTCTTTTTCCACTGGACTTGCTAATATCAGCTTAAAGCATAATAG TGTAGGGTTTTATCAAATGGCTAAGATAGCTGTAACTCCAACCATAGTTGCAGCAGAATTTATTCTTCTCAAAAAAGGTGTTTCCTTTCGAAAG GTCATCACACTAGTTATAGTGTCATTTGGTGTGGCTGTAGCAACTGTTACTGATTTGGAGTTCAACTTTTTTGGTGCTTGTGTAGCAATAGCTTGGATCATTCCTAGTGCTATAAACAAGATCCTGTGGTCAAATCTGCAACAGAGTGGAAACTGGACTGCTCTTGC GTTGATGTGGAAGACAACCCCAATTACGATATTTTTCTTTCTTGTCCTGATGCCTGTGATGGATCCTCCGGGATTGTTGGCTTTCAACTGGAATTTCAATAACAGCTGTGCAATTATGATATCTGCTTTGCTTGGTTTTCTTCTTCAGTGGTCCGGTGCTTTGGCACTTGG TGCAACCTCGGCTCTATCTCATGTTGTGCTAGGACAATTCAAGACTATTGTCATAATGCTCTCTGGGTTTCTGGTATTTAAATCTGATCCTGGACTCACCAGTCTTTATGGAGCTGTCATTGCACTAGGAGGCATGTCAGTCTACACTTACCTAGGGCTAAAAGAGTCAACCACCGGTGGTAAGAGTATTCCATCAACATCTAGGCAGAGTTCTCTCTCATTGAAGTCCAAGGTTATAATAGATGGAGAAAAGCCAGAAACAAGACCTGTTGACTCTGTCTAA